From Woronichinia naegeliana WA131, the proteins below share one genomic window:
- a CDS encoding type II toxin-antitoxin system Phd/YefM family antitoxin, with amino-acid sequence MKTQTKNPEIIMRDGKPVAVILDIDIYEQMLEQIEGIEDLEYLEKIRQQPLEFRSLDDFLNNY; translated from the coding sequence ATGAAAACACAAACCAAAAACCCAGAAATTATTATGCGTGACGGAAAACCTGTCGCTGTCATTCTTGATATTGACATTTATGAACAAATGTTAGAACAAATTGAAGGCATAGAAGACCTTGAATATTTAGAAAAAATTCGTCAACAGCCTCTTGAATTTCGTTCTCTTGATGACTTTTTGAATAACTATTAA
- a CDS encoding nucleotidyltransferase domain-containing protein, protein MKKIEKIITEFRQALEQIYGDKLINLVLYGSQARGDATEDSDIDMMVILKSPVSPGDEIFRMGEVKNQINLKYDQLISVLPISEEDFLCKDTPLLENIRREGIAL, encoded by the coding sequence ATGAAAAAAATCGAAAAAATTATCACAGAATTTCGCCAAGCACTAGAACAAATCTATGGCGATAAATTAATAAACTTAGTTCTATACGGTTCTCAAGCAAGAGGCGATGCAACCGAAGACTCTGATATTGATATGATGGTAATTTTAAAAAGTCCTGTTTCTCCTGGAGATGAAATTTTCCGTATGGGAGAAGTCAAAAATCAAATTAACCTTAAATACGATCAACTCATCTCAGTTTTGCCCATATCTGAAGAAGATTTTTTGTGTAAAGATACTCCTTTATTAGAAAATATTCGCCGAGAAGGTATAGCTTTATGA
- a CDS encoding DUF29 domain-containing protein — MMDSKHISIPLYDQDFALWIETTVNQLKSKNFTELDLENLINEVESLGRQDKRELESRLITLFEHAIKRRYVPMTDCYRGWENTLKRTQKELKKNLRDSPSLKNYFLAILNDCYQDAVDNLQDDYDINFPEHLPFPETIEVLLNEKFWQ; from the coding sequence ATGATGGATTCAAAACATATTTCTATTCCGCTTTATGACCAGGATTTTGCCCTCTGGATTGAAACCACTGTTAACCAATTAAAATCTAAAAACTTTACTGAACTTGACTTAGAAAATTTAATTAATGAGGTAGAATCCTTGGGCAGACAGGATAAACGAGAACTAGAAAGTCGCTTAATAACCCTCTTTGAACACGCCATCAAACGCCGTTATGTTCCCATGACAGATTGTTATCGGGGTTGGGAAAATACCCTTAAACGCACTCAAAAAGAACTTAAAAAGAATCTGCGCGATTCTCCCAGTCTTAAAAATTATTTTTTAGCGATTCTTAATGATTGTTACCAAGATGCGGTAGATAATCTTCAGGATGATTACGACATCAACTTTCCTGAACATTTGCCCTTTCCTGAAACAATAGAGGTTTTATTAAACGAAAAATTCTGGCAATAA
- a CDS encoding IS4 family transposase, with protein MTTAAVEEYKIMLSVGDTTFLDYRNIKEKREGYGPTGKGGNGLILHSALAIEPEKGQVLGLLWQKLWNREVKEKPPTDETAKQKKERQKEQRKAARQRPFEEKESYKWVEALNTCEKQVESSTRVIHVFDREGDVSEVFDSVRQLKHTGVLVRASHNRSLDKNSERLWQHLESEPIRFHQEIEIPSTGKRKARKVKLAVRFCSVNLRTPYRFDNRDPLNVYAVYATEIDCPEGETPLSWMLLTTEVVETIEMAVTILRWYTYRWRVEEFHKVLKSGCQSERYRLASDGMKTLLGFLSVIAVELLHVTYLHRTQPDALAIEILNPLQLQVLKAAASQKLPPILTVAWAVESVAFLGGYLEHRRKTPLGIQVLWRGWLKLHDLCQGWQLAIRT; from the coding sequence ATGACAACTGCCGCCGTAGAAGAATATAAGATAATGCTATCAGTCGGAGATACGACCTTCTTAGATTATCGCAATATCAAGGAAAAAAGGGAAGGGTATGGGCCGACTGGAAAAGGAGGGAATGGATTAATACTGCATAGTGCTTTAGCAATTGAGCCAGAAAAAGGACAAGTATTAGGTTTATTATGGCAAAAACTGTGGAATAGGGAGGTAAAAGAAAAGCCCCCAACAGATGAAACGGCGAAGCAGAAAAAAGAAAGACAGAAAGAACAAAGAAAAGCAGCTCGTCAAAGACCATTTGAGGAAAAAGAATCCTACAAATGGGTAGAGGCTCTAAACACCTGTGAGAAACAGGTAGAAAGTTCAACGAGGGTAATTCATGTATTTGACAGAGAAGGAGATGTTTCAGAAGTCTTTGACTCAGTGCGTCAACTCAAGCATACAGGAGTGCTGGTCAGAGCGTCTCATAATCGTAGTTTAGACAAAAATAGTGAACGACTTTGGCAACATTTGGAATCAGAACCGATTCGTTTTCATCAAGAAATCGAGATTCCGAGTACAGGAAAAAGAAAAGCACGGAAGGTTAAGCTTGCCGTCCGATTTTGCTCAGTTAATCTACGAACTCCCTATCGTTTTGATAATCGTGACCCGTTGAATGTCTATGCTGTTTATGCGACAGAAATCGATTGTCCCGAAGGCGAAACTCCTTTATCTTGGATGCTTCTGACTACAGAAGTTGTTGAGACTATTGAGATGGCTGTCACTATTCTTCGTTGGTACACCTACCGATGGCGGGTTGAAGAATTTCATAAAGTCCTTAAGTCTGGTTGTCAGAGTGAGCGTTATCGACTTGCCTCTGATGGAATGAAAACTCTTTTGGGTTTTTTAAGTGTCATTGCTGTTGAACTTTTACACGTTACTTATCTTCATCGTACCCAGCCCGATGCTCTCGCGATTGAAATTCTTAATCCTCTTCAACTTCAGGTGTTAAAAGCAGCCGCCTCTCAAAAACTTCCCCCTATTTTGACTGTTGCTTGGGCTGTCGAGTCTGTTGCTTTTCTTGGTGGTTATCTTGAACATCGTCGTAAAACTCCTCTCGGTATCCAAGTCCTTTGGCGCGGTTGGTTGAAGTTGCATGACCTTTGCCAAGGCTGGCAGCTTGCAATCCGCACTTAA
- a CDS encoding ATP-binding protein: MELVIKNLGPIKGNQQSIDLSKKFFIFLGYNNSGKTYVSQLLWTIFNQDKHIKFIKSTFADGVLEEVCDENHSDDWQIELTQSLLDSILEKFGLFLQKEIFTVYNQDQPDSERDKSSIFFKATVNDFIETQVTTVVTIDFPGKLELGYSLETRRLQITKSINSLVLNVKWLEPFDEVPQDCIRLHYNKISSEATSRKLSCLILAILQIILNMSVGFKHGKLSSTVQFFLPASRAFFSMFYTYIYEIERNKGEEDRRLISELTSIEEIRKKIFRRSYTQPVSQAIEALYELNHNPLSLGIYNARLIELAEIMGGDIILDRVENIGPVQFSFRFKENKQEIDLPMYLASSSANQLTLLYLYFKYWAREKGNFLIIDEPEVNLHPENQIKLLDLLINFVSQSDNKVLIATHSPLLADAVNNYLYIDNLRQYYDNEQIKEIIADNELQYLYPDTKLSREDLGVYFFTGDEIISYDRGHYGIYFRNFKDTTISLKKSSETLTDYIYDKENE; this comes from the coding sequence ATGGAATTAGTTATCAAGAACTTGGGGCCAATTAAAGGCAATCAACAAAGCATTGATTTATCGAAGAAGTTTTTTATTTTCTTGGGTTATAACAATAGTGGAAAAACCTATGTTTCCCAGCTTTTATGGACTATTTTTAATCAAGATAAACATATTAAATTTATTAAATCTACTTTTGCTGATGGAGTTTTAGAAGAAGTTTGTGATGAAAATCATTCAGATGATTGGCAAATTGAACTTACTCAATCGCTACTTGATTCTATTCTTGAGAAATTTGGCTTGTTTCTACAGAAAGAAATTTTTACAGTTTATAACCAGGATCAACCTGATTCTGAACGAGATAAGTCTTCAATTTTTTTCAAAGCAACTGTCAATGATTTTATTGAAACCCAAGTTACTACTGTTGTAACTATTGACTTTCCAGGAAAATTAGAACTTGGCTATTCCCTTGAAACTCGTCGTTTACAAATTACAAAAAGTATAAATAGTTTGGTACTTAATGTTAAATGGCTTGAACCTTTTGATGAAGTACCTCAAGATTGCATTCGGTTACACTATAATAAAATTTCATCAGAAGCCACATCGAGAAAACTATCTTGTTTAATCCTAGCAATACTCCAGATTATACTAAATATGTCAGTAGGATTTAAGCATGGAAAACTTAGCTCTACTGTACAATTCTTTTTGCCTGCAAGTAGAGCATTTTTCTCTATGTTTTATACCTATATTTATGAAATTGAGAGAAACAAAGGAGAAGAAGATCGCCGTTTAATATCAGAACTTACATCTATTGAAGAAATTAGAAAAAAAATATTTAGACGTTCCTATACTCAGCCAGTTAGCCAAGCAATTGAAGCACTTTATGAGCTTAACCATAACCCTTTATCTTTGGGTATTTATAATGCTCGTCTAATCGAGTTAGCTGAAATTATGGGAGGTGATATTATCCTTGATCGGGTTGAAAATATTGGCCCTGTCCAGTTTTCTTTTCGATTTAAAGAAAATAAGCAAGAGATTGATTTGCCCATGTATCTTGCCTCTTCTTCGGCTAATCAATTAACATTACTTTATCTTTATTTCAAATATTGGGCTAGGGAAAAAGGTAATTTTCTGATAATTGACGAGCCTGAAGTTAACCTGCATCCCGAAAATCAAATTAAACTTTTAGACTTACTAATTAATTTTGTTAGTCAATCAGATAATAAAGTTTTAATTGCAACCCATAGCCCCTTACTTGCGGATGCGGTTAATAATTATCTTTACATAGATAACCTCAGACAATATTATGATAATGAGCAAATAAAAGAAATTATTGCTGATAATGAGCTTCAATACCTTTATCCAGATACTAAATTATCGAGGGAAGATTTAGGCGTTTATTTTTTTACAGGAGATGAAATTATTAGTTATGATCGTGGCCATTATGGTATCTATTTTAGAAATTTTAAGGATACAACAATTTCTTTAAAAAAATCTTCTGAAACTCTTACAGATTATATCTATGACAAAGAAAATGAATAA
- a CDS encoding transposase, translating to MLEWWTKNFASCELGDERLNNRAFSIGKKLSEGFGKALSEVFKGGNELKRAYEFLGIRKQTLSR from the coding sequence ATGTTGGAATGGTGGACAAAAAACTTTGCCAGTTGTGAATTGGGAGACGAGAGGCTAAACAATCGTGCCTTCTCGATTGGGAAAAAGTTAAGTGAGGGGTTTGGAAAAGCCTTATCAGAAGTGTTTAAGGGAGGAAACGAGTTAAAGAGGGCCTATGAATTTTTGGGAATCCGAAAACAGACTTTGTCAAGATAA
- a CDS encoding HEPN domain-containing protein: protein MNRIQTLLSLAKEELYAAEILLENTLYRACISRAYYSLYHTVQALLAAKNINARTHRGLIQQFGQ, encoded by the coding sequence ATGAACCGCATTCAAACATTACTAAGTCTAGCTAAGGAAGAATTATATGCTGCTGAAATTTTGTTAGAAAATACTCTATATCGTGCTTGTATTTCTCGTGCATATTACTCATTATATCATACGGTACAAGCTCTCCTAGCTGCTAAAAACATCAATGCTCGAACGCACAGAGGATTGATTCAACAATTTGGACAGTAA